Within Planctomycetota bacterium, the genomic segment CGCCATGCACCATGCACTTCGGGAGCCCCGTGGTCCCCGAGCTGTACATCACGTAGAGCGGGTGATCGAACGGGAGATGTTCGAATCGCTCGGGTGCCGCCGCGCCGCGCGCGAGGAAGTCGTCCCAACGAGTCGACTTCGGCAGCTGCGCCGCGACATCGGCGCGCGCCGGCGCATCATCGAGGAACGGCACCACGATCAGCTGCTCCACGCTCGGCAGCGCCGCGACGATCTGCACGCTGCGCGCCACGCAGTCGATTCGTTTCCCCGCGTAGTGATAGCCATCGGCGACGATCAGCACCTTCGGCGCGATCTGTCCGAACCGATCGAGAACCCCACCCACCCCGAAGTCCGGCGAACACGACGACCAGACGGCACCGACGCTCGCGGCGCCAAGTGCCCCGATCACCGCCTCCGGGATGTTCGGGAGGAATCCCACCACGCGGTCACCGGGAGCGACACCGGCCGCGCGGAGCGCCCCAGCGCATCGGCGCACCGCATCGGCGAGCTCGGCGAAGGTGAGGGTTCGGCGCCGTCCCTGCTCGTCGCGCGCGACGATCGCCGTGGCCCCGTCGCGACGGCGCAACAGATTCTCCGCGAAGT encodes:
- a CDS encoding AMP-binding protein — its product is MTAPDLPLWTPSREAAAESALARFCWTVSAVDPTAPEASAPYEAWHAWSVRESERFWAQVWRLTGVIAAPHGEGPGAPPPWETVLIDGDRMAPPHGAAGPHWFTGGRLNFAENLLRRRDGATAIVARDEQGRRRTLTFAELADAVRRCAGALRAAGVAPGDRVVGFLPNIPEAVIGALGAASVGAVWSSCSPDFGVGGVLDRFGQIAPKVLIVADGYHYAGKRIDCVARSVQIVAALPSVEQLIVVPFLDDAPARADVAAQLPKSTRWDDFLARGAAAPERFEHLPFDHPLYVMYSSGTTGLPKCMVHG